Proteins found in one Planctomycetes bacterium MalM25 genomic segment:
- the hisN gene encoding Histidinol-phosphatase, with protein sequence MSTPTATTTPADRQAAAQERLDWAREIALEAGQLTLEHFRSTTLGIDWKGDGSPVTVADRAAEQHLRKRIEEKFPADAILGEEYPEKPGDSGYKWILDPIDGTKPFMHGVPLYTNLVAVLEEASGEPILGVINAPASGETIHAAVGGGAWYQNGDAEPYRAQVSSVESLSDGLFLTGDVAGFRTDRKEDATDVYFALQDTARISRTWGDAYGYMMVAIGRAEVMIDAAMSLWDAACLKPILEEAGGTFTCWNGDPTVHAGEGVATNGRVLEEVLTQTRGK encoded by the coding sequence ATGTCGACGCCCACCGCCACGACCACCCCCGCCGACCGCCAAGCCGCCGCCCAGGAGCGGCTCGATTGGGCCCGCGAGATCGCCCTGGAAGCGGGACAGCTCACGCTGGAGCACTTCCGCTCCACGACGCTCGGCATCGACTGGAAGGGGGACGGCTCGCCCGTCACGGTGGCCGACCGGGCCGCCGAGCAGCACCTGCGGAAGCGGATCGAGGAGAAGTTCCCGGCCGACGCCATCCTCGGCGAGGAGTACCCCGAGAAGCCCGGCGATTCGGGCTACAAATGGATCCTCGATCCGATCGACGGCACCAAGCCCTTCATGCACGGTGTGCCCCTCTACACCAACTTGGTAGCGGTCCTAGAAGAAGCGAGTGGCGAGCCGATCCTGGGCGTGATCAACGCCCCCGCGTCGGGCGAGACGATCCACGCCGCCGTCGGCGGGGGCGCCTGGTACCAGAACGGCGATGCCGAGCCCTACCGGGCCCAGGTCTCCTCGGTCGAGAGCCTGTCGGACGGTCTCTTTCTGACCGGCGACGTTGCGGGGTTCCGCACTGACCGGAAGGAGGACGCGACCGACGTTTATTTCGCCCTACAGGACACGGCCCGCATCTCCCGCACCTGGGGCGACGCCTACGGCTACATGATGGTCGCCATTGGCCGGGCGGAGGTGATGATCGACGCCGCCATGAGCCTCTGGGACGCGGCCTGCCTGAAGCCGATCCTGGAGGAGGCGGGCGGCACCTTCACCTGCTGGAATGGCGACCCGACCGTCCACGCGGGCGAGGGCGTTGCGACCAACGGGCGGGTTCTGGAAGAAGTTCTCACGCAAACCCGCGGTAAATAA
- the rpmB gene encoding 50S ribosomal protein L28 — translation MARACELCGKGPQMGNQVTTRGKKKYLGGVGTKITGQTRRQFKPNLQRVKVTGADGQGRYLRVCVQCIRSGAVVKKVRNAPFQVPAKA, via the coding sequence ATGGCTCGCGCTTGTGAACTCTGTGGCAAGGGACCGCAGATGGGCAATCAGGTGACCACCCGTGGTAAGAAGAAATACCTGGGCGGCGTCGGCACCAAGATCACCGGCCAGACGCGACGGCAGTTCAAGCCGAACCTGCAACGCGTGAAGGTCACCGGTGCGGACGGCCAAGGCCGCTACTTGCGTGTCTGCGTACAGTGCATCCGCAGCGGCGCCGTGGTCAAGAAGGTGCGGAACGCCCCGTTCCAGGTTCCCGCGAAAGCCTGA
- the gatC gene encoding Glutamyl-tRNA(Gln) amidotransferase subunit C has protein sequence MAISQEDVERVALLARLELDADQAEALTPQLAEIVAYVDQLSEVDTEGVEPMAHAPLAGGAELTNVLRTDEVRPGVTHEEALANSPRHDGDGFLAPAVLGD, from the coding sequence ATGGCCATCTCGCAAGAAGACGTTGAGCGGGTCGCCCTCCTGGCGCGCCTGGAACTCGACGCGGACCAAGCCGAAGCGCTCACGCCACAGCTGGCGGAGATCGTCGCTTACGTCGATCAACTCTCCGAGGTCGACACCGAGGGCGTCGAGCCGATGGCCCACGCCCCGCTCGCCGGCGGAGCCGAGCTGACCAACGTGCTGCGGACCGACGAGGTCCGCCCCGGCGTGACCCACGAAGAGGCCCTGGCGAACTCGCCCCGCCACGACGGCGACGGCTTCTTGGCGCCCGCCGTTCTCGGCGACTGA